The following proteins are co-located in the Lagenorhynchus albirostris chromosome 2, mLagAlb1.1, whole genome shotgun sequence genome:
- the LOC132515973 gene encoding late cornified envelope protein 7A-like, giving the protein MSRQQNQQKCQLPAKCLPKYPPKHPLKAPQALAPCPPPAPSCCVPSCCISGFGSCCSLVSHRFPSVYLCQPQPSNCCEVEPSGCSSCCHSVGATADLQPWRSKRATAKEQSGADITSHSRFYSSLSS; this is encoded by the coding sequence ATGTCCCGCCAACAAAACCAGCAGAAGTGCCAGCTCCCTGCCAAGTGCCTCCCCAAATATCCACCCAAGCACCCCCTAAAGGCTCCTCAGGCCCTggctccctgcccccctcctgccccttcctgctgtgtccccagctgcTGTATTTCTGGCTTTGGAAGCTGCTGCTCTCTGGTGTCCCACCGGTTTCCAAGTGTCTACTTATGCCAGCCCCAGCCTTCCAACTGCTGTGAGGTGGAACCCTCTGGATGTTCCAGTTGCTGCCATAGTGTTGGGGCTACAGCTGATCTGCAACCTTGGAGGAGCAAAAGAGCCACAGCCAAAGAACAGTCTGGAGCTGACATCACTTCTCACTCTCGGTTTTATTCGTCCCTCTCCTCCTGA